From a region of the Methylomonas rapida genome:
- a CDS encoding HupE/UreJ family protein, with amino-acid sequence MKGKKLVLSVVAAVSSLIPLTVAAHPLVGDSIGFMSGLVHPLFGADHALAMLAVGLWLARQSRRAVRYMPVAFAVLMVLGGSVASGSLPYAEHVAAFLLMMLGLMVVSAFNVNGTLGGLLISGFAVFHGYAHGADMLLDTEAHAYSAGFVVATLGLLFAGIGLGGLFRRWGQEKLYRWAGGMSALAGVWVALQF; translated from the coding sequence ATGAAAGGTAAAAAATTAGTTTTATCCGTGGTCGCTGCCGTGTCATCGCTTATACCATTGACGGTCGCCGCGCATCCGCTGGTCGGTGATTCAATAGGTTTCATGTCGGGACTGGTTCATCCGCTGTTCGGCGCGGATCATGCATTAGCCATGTTGGCCGTGGGTTTGTGGCTGGCCCGGCAGAGCAGGCGAGCGGTTCGCTATATGCCGGTGGCTTTCGCGGTTTTGATGGTGTTGGGTGGTAGCGTGGCGTCCGGTTCCTTGCCCTATGCAGAACACGTCGCAGCTTTTTTGTTGATGATGCTGGGTTTGATGGTCGTTTCGGCGTTTAACGTCAACGGGACATTGGGCGGCTTGTTGATTAGCGGGTTTGCGGTTTTTCACGGTTACGCGCATGGTGCCGACATGTTGTTGGATACCGAAGCCCATGCTTATAGCGCCGGTTTTGTCGTGGCAACCCTGGGTTTGTTGTTTGCCGGTATCGGTTTGGGGGGCTTGTTTCGCCGTTGGGGGCAGGAGAAACTGTACCGCTGGGCCGGCGGCATGTCGGCGCTGGCTGGCGTTTGGGTGGCCTTGCAATTTTGA
- a CDS encoding DUF2490 domain-containing protein, with protein sequence MRKNLIALPLLAGLSVSTSPSQAGPVKDDWGMWLSNTYQTDFGGSPYLAFLELAPRTKNDNNDFSQVIVRPLVGYKVTQKLQLWLGYTWQGEYNDQTDFELATNDFMQQLQWIDNWTPQLNFQYRFRLEQRFFAHESDAGHRMRHRFRFVYTLPDSKAYLIGIDELFVYFNSLNDSRMEHSVQAGINQNRTYVGVGYKLTPQLNIDTGYQLQYVNNFGTPDLINHVWLTNVNVNF encoded by the coding sequence ATGCGAAAAAATCTTATAGCCTTGCCACTATTGGCCGGATTGTCCGTTAGCACCAGCCCAAGTCAGGCTGGCCCTGTCAAGGATGATTGGGGCATGTGGCTAAGCAACACCTATCAGACCGACTTTGGCGGCAGCCCCTATCTAGCATTTCTGGAACTGGCGCCTCGCACCAAAAACGATAACAACGATTTCAGCCAGGTCATCGTCCGGCCGCTGGTGGGATACAAGGTCACACAGAAACTGCAGCTTTGGCTCGGCTATACCTGGCAAGGCGAATATAACGATCAGACCGATTTTGAATTGGCCACTAATGATTTCATGCAGCAACTGCAGTGGATCGATAACTGGACGCCGCAACTGAACTTTCAATACCGATTCCGCCTGGAACAACGATTTTTTGCCCATGAAAGCGATGCCGGCCACCGCATGCGGCATCGATTCCGTTTCGTCTATACGCTACCAGACAGCAAAGCTTATTTGATCGGTATCGACGAGTTGTTCGTGTATTTCAATTCGCTGAACGACAGCCGCATGGAACATTCGGTGCAAGCCGGGATCAATCAAAACCGCACCTATGTGGGCGTTGGCTACAAGTTGACCCCGCAACTCAATATCGATACGGGTTATCAGTTGCAGTACGTGAACAATTTCGGCACCCCGGATTTGATCAACCACGTCTGGCTGACCAACGTCAACGTAAATTTTTAA
- a CDS encoding TonB-dependent receptor, producing MAPVEVADGRGKNLLGAADSASQGEISQAQFEYRPLSRNGELIEVIPGAIATQHSGSGKANQYFLRGFNLDHGTDFTTFVDGIPMNMPTHAHGQGYMDLSSIIPELVEKIEYGKGPYYAEVGDFAAAGHAKMTTMSRLKAGGIAKFSAGQYDYYRGLLAHSNPLGGGDLLYAGEFNLYDGVWDVPEDSKRFNGLLKYSLDRQDWGLSIDGKAYTNSWVATNQIPQAAIASGAIGLYGSMAPSDGGTSNRYSLSSNVWQQGSHWKNTANIYALYSDLNLYSNFSGFTRGEEGDQILQTERRVQTGTHAEHIRYQKIFGFAMDNSIGLQFRHDQIMGLGLYETRNRQTLRPISNSDVGVTTVGAYLKNQTHWHDKVRSIIGGRADFINNDVRVRSTGSGDAGVNAANSGNRGKVMLSPKAGLVLGPWYDTEFFVNGGYGYHSNDARGTTLRVNPVDGSPAVDDNGLSTARITPAAWSRGGEAGLRNNLIPGLNSTFTVWWLQSSQELVFVGDEGTTEANRKSNRYGFEFTNYYQPTDWLTLDADYALTTAEYADDKSHVPNSVGRVISTGATFMAPNGLFGTLRFRHFGHMPLDEAGNFWSGDTNIVNLGAGLKQKQYKLEIDIFNILGSESNDIAYAYAYSYPGISSDEGILQHPVEPRMIRGTITVNF from the coding sequence TTGGCGCCCGTCGAGGTCGCGGATGGACGCGGCAAGAATCTGCTTGGCGCCGCTGATTCGGCATCTCAAGGCGAAATCAGTCAGGCGCAATTCGAATACCGCCCGCTTTCGCGCAATGGCGAACTGATAGAAGTCATTCCTGGCGCCATAGCTACCCAGCACAGCGGCTCCGGCAAGGCCAATCAATATTTCTTGCGCGGCTTCAATCTGGACCACGGCACCGACTTTACGACCTTCGTCGACGGCATCCCGATGAACATGCCCACTCACGCGCATGGCCAGGGTTACATGGACCTGAGCAGCATCATCCCTGAGTTGGTGGAAAAAATCGAATACGGCAAAGGGCCTTATTATGCGGAGGTCGGCGATTTTGCGGCGGCCGGCCACGCCAAAATGACCACGATGAGCCGTTTGAAAGCAGGTGGCATCGCCAAATTTAGCGCTGGTCAATACGACTATTACCGTGGCTTGCTTGCCCATTCAAACCCGCTTGGCGGCGGCGACCTGCTTTATGCGGGCGAATTCAATCTCTACGATGGCGTGTGGGACGTACCGGAAGATAGCAAACGCTTCAACGGCTTGCTGAAATACAGCCTGGACCGGCAGGACTGGGGGCTATCTATCGACGGCAAGGCTTATACCAACAGCTGGGTCGCCACCAACCAGATACCTCAGGCAGCCATCGCTAGCGGCGCGATCGGCTTATATGGTTCGATGGCCCCGTCGGACGGCGGCACGAGCAACCGCTACAGCCTGTCGAGCAATGTCTGGCAACAGGGAAGCCATTGGAAGAACACCGCCAACATCTACGCGCTGTATAGCGACCTGAATCTGTACTCCAACTTTAGCGGATTCACGCGGGGCGAGGAAGGAGACCAGATTTTGCAAACCGAGCGCCGCGTGCAAACGGGGACCCATGCCGAACATATCCGTTATCAAAAAATATTCGGTTTCGCGATGGACAACAGCATCGGCTTGCAATTTCGCCATGACCAGATCATGGGTCTTGGGCTTTATGAAACCCGGAACCGACAAACCCTTAGACCGATCAGCAATAGCGATGTCGGCGTCACCACCGTTGGCGCCTACCTGAAAAACCAGACCCATTGGCACGACAAGGTTCGCAGCATCATCGGCGGTCGCGCCGACTTTATCAACAATGACGTCAGAGTGCGCAGCACCGGCAGCGGCGATGCCGGCGTGAACGCCGCCAATTCAGGCAATCGCGGCAAAGTGATGTTAAGCCCCAAAGCAGGCCTGGTGCTGGGGCCTTGGTACGATACCGAGTTTTTCGTTAATGGCGGCTATGGCTATCACTCCAATGACGCCCGCGGCACAACCTTGCGCGTAAACCCGGTGGATGGCAGCCCGGCCGTAGATGACAACGGCCTCTCGACGGCCCGCATCACGCCGGCCGCCTGGTCGCGCGGCGGCGAAGCAGGTTTGCGCAACAACCTCATTCCCGGCTTGAACAGCACTTTTACCGTATGGTGGCTGCAATCCAGCCAGGAATTGGTGTTCGTCGGCGATGAAGGCACCACCGAGGCCAATCGCAAATCCAATCGCTACGGTTTTGAATTTACCAACTACTACCAACCGACAGACTGGTTGACGCTGGATGCGGACTACGCATTGACAACCGCCGAATATGCCGATGACAAGAGCCATGTGCCCAACTCGGTCGGCCGCGTCATCAGTACCGGCGCAACGTTCATGGCGCCCAACGGCCTATTCGGCACCCTGCGCTTCCGGCATTTTGGTCATATGCCATTGGATGAGGCCGGTAATTTTTGGTCAGGCGATACCAATATCGTTAATCTGGGCGCCGGCCTCAAACAAAAACAATACAAGCTCGAAATCGATATTTTCAATATCCTGGGTTCCGAAAGCAACGATATCGCTTACGCCTACGCTTACAGCTACCCAGGAATTTCGTCCGACGAAGGCATTTTGCAGCACCCCGTCGAACCCCGCATGATCCGCGGCACCATCACCGTCAATTTTTGA
- the nikR gene encoding nickel-responsive transcriptional regulator NikR codes for MERFTISLSDELAANFDAWIQARGYVNRSEAVRDLLRKEIESERLTSDQATHCVASFSYVYNHHERRLAERLTQLQHDAHDLVVCSTHVHLDHHECLESLFLRGETQAVRGFVERISAESGVRHSAVNWVPANLAATDLHTHFHPLT; via the coding sequence ATGGAACGCTTTACCATTTCTCTCAGCGATGAACTTGCCGCAAACTTTGACGCCTGGATTCAAGCGCGCGGCTATGTCAATCGATCCGAAGCCGTGCGTGATTTGCTACGCAAGGAAATCGAGTCAGAGCGACTGACCAGCGACCAGGCCACTCATTGTGTCGCCAGCTTTTCCTACGTTTACAACCATCATGAGCGCAGGCTGGCAGAACGCCTAACCCAGCTTCAGCACGATGCTCACGACCTCGTGGTCTGTTCGACGCATGTTCACCTAGACCACCATGAATGTCTCGAGTCGCTGTTTTTGAGAGGAGAAACCCAAGCCGTTCGTGGCTTTGTTGAGCGAATTTCAGCCGAATCGGGCGTTCGCCACAGCGCGGTTAATTGGGTCCCCGCAAACCTCGCAGCGACAGATTTACACACTCATTTTCATCCCTTGACCTGA